The Toxorhynchites rutilus septentrionalis strain SRP chromosome 3, ASM2978413v1, whole genome shotgun sequence genome includes a region encoding these proteins:
- the LOC129773611 gene encoding uncharacterized protein LOC129773611, translated as MGDLPESRLAAFTRPFSYTGIDYFGPMHVVVGRRVEKRWGVLLTCMTIRAIHIEIAHSLTTDSCILALRNFIARRGTPLEIFSDCGTNFVGASRELRNSKEKIDQVKMMEFFESSDTKWTFNPPAAPHFGGCWERLIQSVKRTLMQIKTKRLPTDEILRNMLLETEMIINSRPLTQVPLQDENSTPITPNHFLLGSSNGSKPPIAFNDSPVMLRHSWKMSQAFADEFWKKWVNEYLPTLTRRTKWFQPVKPIETGDIVLVVDNTLPRNCWPRGRVISVVHSKDGQVRRGVVQTMHGLLERPVVKLAFLDVGSNPSKPSQ; from the coding sequence ATGGGAGATCTACCGGAGTCGCGATTGGCGGCCTTCACTCGTCCATTCTCGTACACCGGCATTGACTACTTTGGACCTATGCATGTTGTAGTCGGAAGAAGGGTCGAGAAAAGATGGGGTGTCCTTCTAACCTGTATGACGATCCGGGCTATTCATATCGAGATAGCGCATTCACTCACGACAGACTCATGCATTCTTGCTCTCCGAAACTTTATCGCACGTCGCGGAACACCCTTAGAAATCTTCAGCGACTGCGGTACGAATTTTGTAGGTGCCAGTCGAGAACTACGAAATTCTAAGGAAAAGATTGACCAAGTTAAGATGATGGAATTCTTCGAAAGCTCGGATACGAAATGGACATTCAATCCACCTGCTGCACCGCATTTCGGTGGTTGTTGGGAGCGCCTGATACAGTCAGTGAAAAGAACGTTAATGCAGATAAAGACGAAACGACTTCCAACAGACGAAATCCTCAGAAATATGCTCCTAGAAACAGAAATGATCATAAATTCCCGACCGCTCACTCAAGTTCCTTTACAAGACGAAAATTCCACTCCAATTACACCCAACCATTTTCTATTGGGTTCTTCTAATGGTTCTAAGCCCCCGATCGCATTCAACGATTCGCCGGTTATGCTTCGACATTCCTGGAAGATGTCCCAAGCCTTCGCAGATGAGTTTTGGAAGAAATGGGTCAACGAATATCTTCCAACGCTAACACGTCGAACGAAGTGGTTCCAGCCGGTGAAGCCCATTGAAACTGGAGATATAGTGCTAGTGGTGGACAATACATTGCCACGGAACTGCTGGCCTAGGGGTCGCGTCATCAGCGTGGTTCACTCCAAGGATGGACAAGTTCGCAGGGGAGTTGTGCAAACCATGCATGGATTACTAGAGAGACCAGTGGTGAAGCTGGCGTTTCTGGACGTCGGTTCTAATCCTAGTAAGCCGAGTCAATGA